From the genome of Candidatus Electrothrix communis, one region includes:
- a CDS encoding polysaccharide biosynthesis tyrosine autokinase has product MELRILLKILYRRRAIIALISGSFLLLVALVTLMASESYEATAKITVEKTDKINAVMTGLGLQGIVLDTQVDDTVSFDTDVELLMIRPLVEGLIVDMDLRDSEGEYCEVDAFLKGGLVSKVNGKPSVTIKQYNDTALVSIAANSTIPEQAAEIANGLARMYRDARIMRMKADFGEVKTNINSSLDRMREEYYRTLRDYEVFMQRIGLGKISTALANLLDQISALEKERTEYQRSIASLSKTIDVSQKEFGKTKKIWESSHELGQNAVMSDLKEKLAGLAVELAGLGSTVTKNHPDHKRLAAQLDEITALLKNEPTFSISKKQFTLNPIYDSLYQSISENIINLKGSVVRLETVEQQLEEYKAKLLQLPALQTENTKLNLELTAQSTIYSTLLQYSMEISLAEATAVSKIRLVEPAKIPDSDKPTFPKKKVNLILGVIFGLFFAVGTALVIDYADDNVHEAQVLHHLSDKPYLGSLPYVPSLRPKTILQSSTRVAEHLRSMRDTLLFESANQEAGGLFVITSATERGGTSTTATGLAMTLAERYGETLLVDLNLRSPSLGSLTGRSKRSSGTGVAEALADNGIVPEDSFQNSSLEGLTILPAGKASDATKRLLDTPALAAFLSNLRQNFRYVVIDTPSPAFYHDAILIAREADAVVVVARAAQITATTVEHCFDKLRIAGEPMIGTVLNGEGYSLSLHRLPWTAMMSAGELLRREKRRLKRG; this is encoded by the coding sequence ATGGAACTACGGATACTGCTGAAGATATTGTATCGTCGTCGAGCCATTATTGCTTTGATATCTGGCTCTTTTCTCCTGCTGGTAGCTCTCGTAACACTGATGGCATCTGAGAGTTATGAAGCTACGGCCAAGATTACAGTAGAAAAGACAGATAAAATCAATGCTGTTATGACTGGCCTCGGCCTCCAAGGAATTGTATTAGATACCCAAGTTGATGATACAGTGAGTTTTGATACTGATGTTGAATTGCTCATGATACGTCCGCTTGTAGAAGGGCTTATCGTCGATATGGATCTCCGTGACAGCGAAGGAGAATATTGTGAAGTTGATGCATTTCTCAAAGGAGGGCTTGTTAGCAAGGTCAACGGGAAACCGTCTGTAACTATTAAACAATACAATGACACTGCATTAGTGAGTATTGCGGCGAACTCTACTATTCCAGAACAGGCAGCAGAGATAGCCAACGGCTTAGCAAGGATGTATAGAGATGCGCGTATCATGCGCATGAAAGCAGATTTTGGTGAAGTAAAAACCAATATCAACAGCAGCCTAGACCGCATGCGAGAGGAGTACTACCGAACACTTCGGGATTATGAAGTATTCATGCAACGAATTGGCTTAGGGAAAATAAGCACTGCTCTTGCAAACCTGCTTGATCAAATATCTGCACTTGAAAAAGAACGGACTGAATACCAGCGCAGCATTGCCTCACTGAGCAAAACAATTGACGTCTCCCAAAAAGAGTTTGGAAAAACGAAAAAAATATGGGAGTCGTCACATGAACTAGGGCAGAACGCTGTAATGAGTGACCTGAAAGAAAAGCTAGCCGGACTTGCCGTGGAACTCGCCGGTCTCGGAAGTACTGTGACGAAGAATCATCCTGACCATAAGAGGCTCGCTGCACAGCTTGATGAAATCACAGCCCTACTGAAAAATGAACCCACGTTCTCAATCAGTAAAAAACAGTTTACCTTGAATCCCATTTACGACTCGCTCTACCAATCCATATCCGAAAATATTATTAACCTTAAAGGGTCAGTCGTCAGGTTGGAAACTGTTGAGCAACAATTGGAAGAATACAAGGCAAAACTGCTCCAGCTGCCTGCGCTTCAAACAGAAAATACCAAATTGAACTTGGAATTAACTGCTCAATCTACCATATACTCAACATTATTACAATATTCTATGGAGATAAGCTTAGCAGAAGCTACTGCTGTGTCAAAAATTCGTTTGGTGGAACCAGCAAAGATACCAGACAGCGATAAACCTACTTTTCCGAAGAAAAAGGTTAATTTGATTTTGGGAGTTATCTTTGGTCTCTTTTTTGCTGTCGGCACCGCTTTGGTGATTGACTATGCAGATGATAACGTGCATGAAGCCCAAGTGCTACACCATCTGAGCGACAAGCCATACTTAGGTTCTCTGCCATACGTCCCTTCTCTGCGCCCTAAAACCATCTTACAATCATCGACAAGGGTTGCTGAGCATCTACGCAGTATGAGGGATACTCTTCTTTTTGAAAGCGCAAACCAGGAAGCAGGCGGGCTTTTTGTCATTACCTCAGCAACTGAGCGAGGCGGCACCAGTACTACGGCGACCGGACTCGCCATGACCCTTGCCGAACGGTACGGAGAAACGCTCCTGGTGGATTTAAACTTACGATCTCCTTCACTCGGCAGCCTGACGGGCCGGAGCAAGCGCTCTTCTGGCACAGGGGTTGCCGAAGCATTGGCTGATAACGGTATAGTGCCAGAGGATAGCTTCCAAAATTCTTCTCTTGAAGGGCTGACGATACTCCCTGCTGGCAAGGCATCTGATGCAACGAAAAGGCTGCTAGACACCCCGGCTCTTGCGGCTTTTCTCAGCAATTTACGGCAGAATTTTCGCTATGTAGTTATTGACACTCCCTCTCCTGCCTTTTATCATGATGCCATATTGATTGCTCGCGAAGCCGATGCAGTAGTGGTGGTGGCTCGTGCGGCTCAAATCACCGCCACCACAGTTGAGCATTGTTTTGATAAATTGAGAATAGCAGGCGAGCCCATGATCGGAACTGTTCTGAACGGCGAAGGATACAGCCTGTCTCTACATCGACTTCCCTGGACAGCAATGATGTCCGCAGGTGAATTACTGCGACGAGAGAAACGACGCCTCAAACGAGGCTGA
- a CDS encoding alkaline phosphatase family protein: protein MKLYTIGIDGATYRIIRPLVEAGKLPNIGKILHEGCSGRLASTVPPLSPVAWTTITTGATPAVHGIIDFLGYNKTTGQNYLFDSTHRQVDPVWTLAGKVGKRSCVVNVPLTYPVDELNGFMISGLGTPPTNEGLAYPLEEFKKMKHSIGGYHIDIDIQENQKYEKVAGLFQKVMEKRQKCFDFLLAREAWDLFFFVFTNTDRAQHVYWREHDAENSPFTDVIAECYQEADRAVGKAMAKAEAEGGVVMIVSDHGFGPLKNRFSLSSWLHSKGMLTPNRTMEKENPLKGAIKKHVPTQLKKFLIRTVFKSRQKFSGSSAELSKWLDWEKTKIYSHKKVDTVYLFVNDAAFADSAQRSTFIEEFQKELLAVKDPKTGENIVLDVFDGQQIFGTDNPSTPDLMFIPADGYNFSFDSRDIERDDPFVGIPQLWSGTHESEGVFMAWGEHINAGRDCGDLSIMDALPTMCYIMDLPIPWWAEGKVVHQAFTEDFLHAHKERREKKPSGIDGSSNTPVGAMNEAESEEVVKRLKALGYL, encoded by the coding sequence TTGAAATTATACACTATAGGCATTGACGGAGCAACCTACCGAATAATCCGTCCCTTGGTCGAAGCGGGAAAATTACCGAATATCGGCAAAATATTACATGAAGGATGCAGCGGGCGACTCGCGTCCACTGTGCCACCGCTTTCACCTGTGGCCTGGACAACTATCACCACGGGAGCAACACCGGCAGTTCATGGAATTATTGATTTTTTAGGCTATAACAAGACAACCGGACAAAATTATCTTTTCGACTCAACCCATCGTCAGGTTGATCCTGTTTGGACTTTGGCGGGGAAGGTTGGCAAACGTTCCTGCGTGGTCAATGTTCCGCTCACCTATCCGGTGGATGAGCTGAACGGCTTCATGATTTCTGGACTCGGCACGCCCCCCACCAATGAAGGCCTGGCCTATCCTTTGGAGGAGTTCAAGAAGATGAAACATTCCATCGGCGGCTATCATATAGATATTGATATACAAGAAAATCAAAAATATGAAAAAGTTGCTGGATTATTCCAAAAGGTGATGGAGAAGCGACAAAAATGCTTTGATTTTCTGCTGGCCAGAGAAGCTTGGGATCTCTTTTTCTTCGTCTTCACCAATACGGATCGGGCCCAGCATGTATACTGGCGGGAACATGATGCGGAAAACAGTCCTTTTACCGATGTGATTGCTGAATGCTATCAAGAGGCTGACCGCGCAGTGGGCAAGGCTATGGCCAAGGCCGAAGCAGAGGGTGGCGTGGTTATGATTGTTTCGGATCATGGTTTCGGCCCGCTTAAAAATCGTTTCTCTCTCAGTAGTTGGCTGCACAGCAAGGGGATGCTCACTCCGAACAGGACAATGGAGAAAGAAAATCCGCTTAAGGGAGCCATTAAAAAACATGTCCCGACCCAATTAAAAAAATTCCTGATCCGCACGGTGTTCAAGAGCCGCCAGAAGTTCAGCGGTTCCTCGGCGGAACTTAGCAAGTGGCTTGATTGGGAAAAAACCAAAATCTATTCCCATAAAAAAGTTGATACCGTATATCTTTTTGTCAATGATGCGGCATTTGCCGATTCAGCACAACGTTCGACGTTCATAGAAGAATTCCAAAAAGAACTTCTCGCAGTAAAAGACCCAAAAACAGGTGAGAATATCGTACTGGATGTCTTTGACGGACAGCAGATTTTCGGAACGGATAATCCGTCCACCCCGGATCTGATGTTCATCCCTGCCGACGGCTACAACTTCAGCTTTGACAGCCGCGATATCGAGCGGGATGATCCTTTTGTCGGAATTCCGCAACTATGGTCTGGAACTCACGAATCCGAGGGCGTATTCATGGCTTGGGGAGAGCATATCAACGCCGGGCGAGATTGCGGTGACCTGTCCATCATGGATGCCCTGCCCACCATGTGTTATATCATGGACCTGCCTATTCCCTGGTGGGCGGAAGGTAAGGTCGTTCATCAGGCTTTTACCGAGGATTTCCTCCATGCTCATAAAGAACGGCGCGAGAAGAAACCTTCCGGCATTGACGGTTCGAGCAATACTCCGGTCGGAGCCATGAATGAGGCCGAGTCCGAAGAAGTGGTCAAACGGCTCAAGGCGCTCGGTTATCTTTAG
- a CDS encoding O-antigen ligase family protein, which translates to MGLIIFFKPAWGLYLLVLLVPATPFSVGFIIVAPWNYEIANRYADIIPFFTPLVPLTIAGLLFIKFSRLEQVNFRDPLLLISMLLLGYAGISMTWSANPEHSVFAFSIFLGNVLLYLAVVALTNNKERYRVLIWTWIISMTVQSIIAMSLFSYKNVTVSHDLLPTFLFHFKMFGGMLQDTGAPNPAAGLQDFHETSLLTNMAAAFTFGMLFTVPKRSKKFALLALLFLFFLFITMRTESRAGIGSMLVMLTTLALLIPPLKYRRLRTSVLFIICAGSLYTATHLYLYTMTDVDKKPRMVFIIEEILGGGKLIDTGHKKKEGGRMYMYKRAFRTFFSNKPLRGLGVGNLKYLALLPHAHSLYFSLILDFGLAGLLFLAALVYILLQRLYLIIKLPGSPTRTMALAATSGLIGTSVHCLIDFEYLYTSLWLILGLVMTSYNMALSAGQPEPEAAPCNLYP; encoded by the coding sequence TTGGGTCTAATTATTTTCTTCAAGCCAGCCTGGGGATTATACCTCCTTGTCCTCCTGGTACCGGCAACCCCCTTTTCTGTCGGATTTATTATAGTCGCCCCTTGGAATTATGAGATTGCGAACAGATATGCCGATATAATTCCCTTTTTCACCCCTCTTGTCCCTCTCACTATCGCGGGCCTGTTGTTTATTAAATTTTCCCGGTTGGAACAGGTAAATTTTCGCGACCCGCTGCTCCTCATCTCTATGTTACTGCTGGGCTATGCAGGAATAAGCATGACCTGGAGCGCTAATCCCGAGCATTCTGTGTTTGCATTTTCCATCTTTCTGGGCAATGTTCTTCTTTACTTGGCTGTAGTAGCCCTGACCAACAATAAGGAAAGGTACCGGGTACTTATATGGACTTGGATCATTTCCATGACTGTCCAAAGTATAATAGCAATGTCTCTTTTCTCATATAAAAACGTTACTGTCAGCCATGATTTGCTACCAACCTTTCTCTTCCACTTCAAGATGTTCGGAGGAATGCTTCAGGACACCGGTGCCCCGAATCCGGCAGCTGGACTACAGGATTTTCATGAAACCTCACTGCTGACCAATATGGCGGCGGCTTTCACCTTTGGTATGTTGTTCACAGTGCCAAAACGAAGCAAAAAGTTTGCGCTACTCGCTCTCTTATTCCTGTTTTTTCTTTTTATCACCATGCGCACGGAAAGCCGTGCCGGTATCGGTTCCATGCTGGTCATGTTGACGACCCTAGCATTGCTGATTCCTCCTCTGAAATATCGTCGATTGAGAACTTCAGTACTTTTTATCATATGCGCCGGTTCTCTCTACACAGCCACTCACCTCTATCTCTATACAATGACCGATGTTGATAAAAAACCCCGGATGGTCTTTATCATTGAAGAAATTCTCGGGGGCGGAAAACTCATCGACACCGGTCATAAAAAGAAGGAAGGTGGCAGAATGTATATGTATAAGAGGGCATTCCGCACGTTCTTCAGCAACAAACCACTGCGCGGTCTCGGAGTTGGCAACCTTAAGTACCTGGCCCTGCTGCCCCATGCACATAGCTTATATTTCTCTCTGATTTTGGATTTCGGTCTGGCCGGACTTCTCTTTCTGGCAGCACTCGTCTACATATTGCTTCAACGGCTCTATCTGATTATAAAACTGCCAGGCAGCCCGACCCGAACCATGGCCCTAGCCGCCACGTCGGGCCTGATTGGAACCTCAGTGCATTGCCTGATTGATTTTGAATACCTTTATACATCTCTTTGGCTTATTCTCGGCCTAGTGATGACGAGCTATAATATGGCCTTATCCGCTGGCCAACCTGAACCTGAGGCCGCACCCTGTAACCTTTATCCGTAA
- a CDS encoding cobalamin-dependent protein (Presence of a B(12) (cobalamin)-binding domain implies dependence on cobalamin itself, in one of its several forms, or in some unusual lineages, dependence on a cobalamin-like analog.) encodes MRILYVQEYLGGDELLVMPIGLLYIATAASSHEAKLFDMNASKNPYEELGKIIHEYDPHVVALSLRNIDSQQRTNLKYYYLDLPKTLQLIKTAKPEVTLVAGGAGFSMFAETIMQRHREIDFGVYLEGEVAFPALLENLQHPHKVSSLYYREGEELKFTGRGPLVDLEKLPTPRKDIIPDIKIYETGKGGIGVHTKRGCPCRCSYCNYYLLNGLKVRMRDPVQVVDEIEELVEKYGIKEFMFADGIFSNPLWHVKKICEEIKRRKIQVQWDAWCDIKNINREFLAAVTSAGCRSVIISPDAYSNSALQGLNKGITTREVRKAVKLLVGWPGLRVGFCFFLTTPGETFWGYMRTMFYYFTTVPFILLQRKGGSGFSWIRIEPDTQVRETAVRDGLISEDTELLPEDIESLRRLFYIKPALRFLDPPSRILVDVMERGRNMIRLKRAKR; translated from the coding sequence ATGAGAATCCTTTATGTGCAGGAATATCTGGGAGGGGACGAACTTCTGGTGATGCCCATCGGGCTGCTCTATATTGCCACCGCTGCATCTTCTCATGAGGCGAAACTCTTTGACATGAATGCGTCGAAAAATCCCTACGAGGAACTTGGCAAGATCATTCATGAGTATGATCCGCACGTTGTCGCTCTTTCACTGAGAAACATCGACAGCCAGCAACGAACAAATCTAAAGTATTATTATCTAGATCTGCCTAAGACCTTACAGCTTATCAAAACAGCAAAACCTGAAGTCACCCTTGTAGCGGGGGGGGCCGGGTTTTCCATGTTTGCCGAGACCATCATGCAGCGCCACCGTGAAATCGACTTTGGCGTTTACCTGGAAGGAGAAGTTGCTTTTCCCGCTTTATTGGAAAACCTGCAACACCCCCACAAGGTGTCTAGCCTCTATTACCGCGAAGGTGAAGAACTGAAATTCACTGGTCGCGGCCCCTTGGTTGACTTAGAAAAGCTGCCCACTCCCCGAAAAGATATCATTCCCGATATCAAAATCTACGAAACAGGCAAGGGCGGGATCGGCGTTCATACAAAACGGGGCTGCCCATGTCGTTGCAGCTATTGTAATTATTATTTATTAAACGGCCTGAAAGTGAGGATGCGTGATCCTGTTCAGGTTGTGGATGAAATTGAAGAACTGGTTGAAAAATACGGCATTAAGGAGTTCATGTTTGCCGACGGAATATTCAGTAATCCTTTATGGCATGTCAAAAAAATTTGCGAGGAGATCAAACGCCGAAAAATACAGGTGCAATGGGATGCCTGGTGTGACATAAAAAATATCAACAGAGAATTTCTTGCAGCCGTGACCTCGGCTGGCTGCCGTTCCGTTATCATTTCACCGGATGCTTACAGCAACAGCGCCCTGCAAGGGTTGAATAAAGGTATCACGACCCGCGAGGTTCGCAAGGCTGTCAAGCTTCTCGTGGGCTGGCCCGGCCTCAGGGTGGGTTTTTGTTTTTTTCTGACCACGCCTGGGGAGACCTTTTGGGGATATATGCGCACCATGTTCTATTATTTCACCACAGTGCCCTTTATTCTCCTCCAGAGAAAAGGCGGCAGCGGTTTTTCCTGGATCAGAATAGAGCCTGATACCCAAGTACGGGAAACGGCTGTTCGTGATGGCCTTATCAGTGAAGATACCGAACTGTTGCCGGAAGACATAGAAAGTTTAAGGAGGCTTTTTTACATAAAACCGGCCCTTAGATTTTTAGACCCGCCTTCCAGGATACTTGTCGACGTGATGGAACGGGGAAGAAACATGATCAGACTGAAACGGGCCAAAAGGTAA